agctaaaaggagagggAATATTGGAACTGGATTTTTTCCAGTGGCAAGAAACACAACTACAAATGGgcaataggcaactgtttgctaacacattagccataccaattttataaatatgtcaatgttgtgtttacagcttgttgcgcTGCAAAAAGTAAATTATTGCAGGCTGAAATGACAGATAGCTTTTCATCACATTTCATAATCCTTCTCAATAACTACAAGAGGACATGCTGGATTAACACATTTTATCAAATAATTTCCACTGCCACTGAAAATGCACATGGGTCACCCTACCTGAATGCTAACCCCAAATAATTATTTAGTTTGGGTTTAATGAGAAACACTGAATACATGTTGACAAGAACATTGACatgaacattttcacatttaaatagCTATGGGATATTGGTAACCTAAATTGTGGCATCAATCTCCaaaccttttttaaattacaggGGAAAACGGACACTTAGGGAACGGAAACACTCAGTAACTTACTGACAGTCTATAGACATGGAAGCACCGCGTGCGTACAACCCTAAAATGACCTAATTATTCTAAATCATGATCAACAAGTTACCCTACAGCGATCGTGCAGTAACTCTTTTTGTttcccttcttctcctcctcttccttttcctGCCAACTTCACCAACTCAGAAGTCAGCTCTGAGTTAATCCACATACCTTCATCTGTCCATCATGGTATTGAAGGGAAGTCAATGCTCCTGTCTGTTGAGACTCGCTTCCCACTGGATGACGTTGAGCTCCAGGGAACTTGGTCCTACACCAGGCCAAGCGGCAGCAGAACCACATTGGTGACGTTTACCAAAGAAACCTCAATCCCTGACATGATGTATCGCAACCACCTGCTCTTTAGAGAACCCAATGTGTCTTTGCTAATCCTGAAATTAAACCAGGACAATGAAGGGGATTACTACTTGAAACTCAACATAGCGTTTCACAACAAGACAGGACTGGTTATAAAGGAGGAGAGAACTGTGCATGTAACAGTGGATGGTGAGTGTTTTCCTATCACATGTCATAATGACCAGATGTATGTCATCTATGGATTCAGCTCTGAATTCTTTGTTCCCCCCCCCTCAGTCCCTGTGTCCACTCCTGTCATTGAGAAGAGGCCATCATATGCAGTTGTTGAGGACAAGGCAAACGTAACCTGGACTTGTTCTGTCGAAAGAGGAACAAGAGTTGTGTTCCACTGGCTAAGGGACAATGTCGCACTTGGCCCCAGTGACAGATACCACTTCTCCCAAGACAACTCTACATTGTTAATCAATCCTGTGAGAAAAGACGACAAGGGAACTTACCACTGTGTGGCCAGCAACGCTGTCAGCCAGGGTCAGCACAGCAGGGCCGTGGAACTCAATGTCTATTGTGAGTAGATATATCTGATTCTTCTTTTACTTCGCTGTCCCTGCACCAAGACCACCTGCAACTGCACATCTAGTATCCAATTAGTTCCCATAGAATTCCAATGTGGCTCATTTCCTGTGAGAATGTAATCTTCAGTGTTTTGTAATACAAAGGACATAAAAGTCTCATAGCCAGCTGCTTCTCAAGCTCAGAAAGTCTGGCATAATAAAATGCTTCTGACTTTCATCAATTATTTTATGTGAAAGTAGCTACTATTAACACCAGAAATGATAATTTACAGCAAATAGAAGTCTATAATGCTCGGCTAATATTACAGGGACTGGAATCAGATTTTGTTTTACCTCCCTGGTGCCAAAATCTCCAACATGGCAGGTGCGATCTTCATTTTACAAGCTGTTGTTAACTTGTAAAATTAGGCAGGATAAACCTAAATGAACCAAACAGAGAAATACTATAAAGACAACCATGCAGACAAAATAAGTCTAAAAATTGTAGGTGCCATTTCTTACACATATAAATCTTTTTAATTTGACACACACTGGAACCAGATCTATTAACACTACAGGGTCAGAATAGCCTGTGCAGTTTaattttcaattattttgtacagtgtattttgtgtttttctccaaaAACATTTGACTGTACGGTGTGTTTGTCACGTTACTGTACTAATATCAAAAATACATCTATTTTAGTTTATGCGCTCTCTTTGCACTGTATTAGGTCATATAAATGTCTGTTAGATCAGACTACTTTCTGACAACTGAAAACATTGACTGTGACTGTTACGGGTATTTGCATGGGAGCAGACTAATGTCACAGAGCTCCTCTGGTCTTCCATAAAGTGTGTAGATACACTGATGAACTGGCCAGGTTTTGTGAGTCTGAGGGTGTACCCAAGAACATATGTATAATCATTCAATGAATTCATTTGAATatgttttgatttgaacaaaACTGATGTTTCTGTATTGACGCAAAggatatacagtcatgtgaacaaattaggacaccctaagttgactaaaaagaggaataaaaaaatcatctttaggaaattgatcttaatgccttaattaaacaaatgaggaaaaatccaatctttaaggacaccaattttctttgtgaaggAATAATATAGAACTACAATGTCTGGATTGCCACTAAGGCTACTTGTGTTATGTCACGCAGTGAAGTCTATCGTAACAGACtattaaaacaaatatcttACTTAACTACATGGCTTAAACATGCCGTAGGAAGACACTACTGTTGTTAGCATGAAACAAATCTGCTCATATTAATTACAATCTCATTTGCCAAAAGTGTACCAAATTATATTAACACATACTTAAACTACTACTAAAACATTTCTGGAAAGTATTTCTGTATGTTGTTATAACATCTCCACTGGAGCTGTTTGGTTGGTTAAGTGACTTGTTTAAGGGCAAGACTGTTTAGACTGTGGATCCAACCTATGACCTTGTAATCAGAATATTTTGGCTGCTGCTGCCCCATGATGCATTAACAAGAGACACTTCATAACCATTCTGTATAATAAGCGCCATATCAGAAGCAAACATGTTCCCTGACCCACCCTTGCCCCTGCAGATGGCCCCTACAACCTGGAGGTGAACTCAGGCCAGGGCCTGCGAACAGGAGAAGTGTTCACTATCAACCCTGGAGAGCTGGTCTTCTTTGAATGCCAGGCTGACTCCAACCCACCCAACAGCTACGTCTGGATCGCTAAGAGCCGCAACGCCACCCAGGTCATCACTGAGGGCCCGCGGCTGGAGGTGCTCTCCTATAGACTGGCCCAGGCTGAAGAGTACCTGTGCCGTGCCTTCAACAATGTGACCCAAAAGCAGGACGAGGCCCAGTTCACACTGGTGGTGGCCAGCTTAGGAACAGGTGGGTAGAGGGTGGAACATGGCAAGAAAGAGCGGAGCGTGGGTAGATTTTGGGAATCCTCTGAGATAAACACTCGGTAAACAGCGTGTCATGCCAAAAGCAGAAGAGGTTTATGAGCTATGAGAGATATGTCTTGACAATGACAACCACCATGGCCAGATTTGGGAACATGTAGGTATTAAAATACGGGGCAGTGTGTGCACAACAGGTAAAAAGTGAAACCAGGTTATACCATGAAATTTACATGGTTATTATGAAACTGTTGCTAGGTTCCAGTGCCTGCAGCCTGTATTAAAGTTCAGTGGCTGGGAAAGTAAACAGTGGATAACAGCTGTTGTATTTGTTGACTAAGTTTTATAGCATGTGGAGTTTCTGTGTGCCGAATGTGACATTGATATGTTGTCTAGGTGATACTGAGAAAGGCTTGCTGATGGATACTGCTGATACTGGCTATGATTTGTAATGTGTTTATTGAGTCAACAGAAGTCATGACAGAATCCATTTTTTATTGACATCAAAATCTCTTACGGACATTACCAAAGAATCCTCGCATGACTAACCTTTTAATAAGACTACCCACGCTAGCTGCTGTATGAGGCTGGATTTAAGCACACTGGTGCTTTaaactaaatgctaacatgagcAGGCTAACATACCAtggtgacaatgctaacatgctaacaggtCGTATTTTAGTTAAGCCtagtagcatgctaacatatgctaatTATTATTTGCTAATCTACAGCAGAGGcggatgggaatgtcattagttttgcaggtattcgGTCATTAAACAAAGTATTGGGCAAATCCAaattgacctgatgatggagcTAGAAGAAAAGTTATCACCAAAGTTATTCAAACATATCTTCTAGGGTAGAGACCTTGAATATAAGAACATCAATCCATCTGAAAGTCAAAATTTTTCACATAAAAATTCAACTTCATGGAGGTGCTAGAGGGAAGGTCAGGGAGACACCAAAGCCAATacgattcatcctctggggaccatgaatgtgtgtacagaATTTCATGGAAATCCAACTAACCTAATAGTTGTTGAGTTGTTACAGTCTGGACCCAAGTTGCCATCCCAAGAGCCAGTTTGGCTAACAATAAGGGTTAATATTATTGTCCCTCCTGTATTTGTTTACAGGGAAAGAGAAGCACACCCAGGAGGGCAGCTCTGTTTCCCCTCTGGCAGCCATTACTGTCTGCTCATTGTTCTTCATTGGCTTTATACTGCTGTTCTTCCTCAGGAGAACCTGCCATCCTAAGAGAGGTAAGATAATGTCTTATCCTGCTGCTTTGACAGAGGTGTTTTTCTAGCAGCAGTTCTTGTTAATAATGTGAGATCATCCCTCACAGTTAGTCCTGCAATCTGTTTAACATGTTCCATGTTTGAAATCTGAAGTTGAACGCTGAGATACATAAGATAACACCAACGGCTTGCTGCACTGAGATCTTACACATTGAGGTTAATCAAATATGTAAAGCGCTTGCAAATGTCAGTGAAACTGAAGCTAACCAGGGCAAAGTGTCTACTGCATTTGCGTGAACTtgtcatttctgtatttataaataattatttcaaTCTGTCTCTTTTAACAGTGCTTATGAGCATTTACAACAGGTAAGAGCCTTgtatatgaaatgaatacagacATGAACAATAGTATTTTTAGTAGTGTACATGCTTCAACTAACAGTGTTATTTGCCTGTTTTGGTAGACCCCTTTCAGAGGAGAAACGACCACATCGTTCAGGTAAGCTACTGCTTGTTAAAGGTGatctattatgcttttccgtattttctgtcatatgatctataatgttacaatgtcggatttttatgttaaacatgtccaaagcttcaaataatgaggtaaaacGTATTTCAGAGAAAACCCTGTGAGCAAATTTCCCAATGTTTTGAACACTCCACTTTCAATGTtgttttctactctcggctttGTGTCACGTCACACAGAGCTGGgtttctatgattggtcatctgctccaggcaggcTACTAAAGCGTTTTttttaggctaacgttactgcaGTGTTTATTGTCACAAGtactgtagctacatgctaacactagagaagctgtaatcttggctacCAATGTTGTTCATGTCTCCCCAATTGTAATATAATGGTCATATTACTGCTGGAACATGTCCTGTTGTGTCGTATAtggttaaaaagcctttatctgcAATTTTTaaaggtagaaagtgctgctctattccattacaatctaacgttagcctactgttaagtagctgcatgctaacgtcAGATAGCGATAATCTTAGCAGCCGATGTTGCTCACATTACTGCTGGAACATGTCcagttgtgtagtatttggtattttggtattttgtcatggtacaaagtcctgctatatacttacagtcagtcagtctccaGCTGCAACGagtaaaggcgctgacacaccaacctgattatcggactcgagtctgttcggtgtgttccgtgccgtcgtcagttggaggagccgtcggcgttcattttggccgatttgacttgttgaatcggccagtgggcagtcagactcaatgaccaatctgactGGTGGAGTGCCTATATCCCTAAcccccttgactagcgaatcagtgcacgagaaaaccggagctgacaacgccagtatcttcttattactagacatcgtattttcttccgttcagcgagaAATGACAACAATATATTACAatcttcttgactactatcaacactgatgaaaacaatgactgatgACAGCGTGCTCTCTGTTTACTAGGTCTggagagatgttccgtcatttccggttttaattttttgggagACAATAGAGATTGGCGCTGCCTGCTATTATGAAGACGtattatgtaattttgcttGGGCCAACCCCCATGCTGAGTACAACAACAGTGGAGATTCCAAGAAACTGAGATGCGGAAacacgctggccaatcagagcagactgggcttttatGGGAGGGGGGCTtgaagagacaggcgctccaacaGACAAGTATAAATCTAAAAAAACAGTATATAATAGGTCACCTTTCACAGATGTTTCTACCTGCTTgtcaagcccccccccccccacccgccCTCAAATATAGAGTACAGTTTGTCCACATCATATTTATATGAATTTAAAGCAGAAAAGTAAACAAGGTCAGGATATCTCATTGAGTCCAGCTGAAAAGCTTTTATGGTGTCATTACATTCATTATGTTACTGTAAAGTTTGACTCAAAATAGGTACTGAATGCACTGGTCTGATATATAAGCCTGTCTATCAACAGGTCATGAAGATGCAACAGAAGACTTTGGCATCTACGAGTTTGTCTCCATACCTGGGAAGATGGAATCTGCACAGGTATTTACCATGTTGTATATTGACATGGATTCAGTGATGAAGCAGCTTTTTTGTCTATTGTTGAAAAGTTGCTTGTGGTTTTTAAATGTTCCTATGCAACTGTCCTGCAGGCATCGTGCAGATCCCTGTCTCGCCTCGAGTCAGTTCAGGATATGCACACCACCATCTACGATGTGATCAGACATGTTCCTGAAACCCCAAGTCACAGTTTGCTTAAGTAATAAGCTGGAGAGTTGAGATGGAACTCACAGTGATTTCACTTGAAGACTCCTATGTAGCTTTATTCTCTGTTATCAAAGCcttgaacacagtttttttCGGGCctattttttttgcacaagGGAGGATGGAAACTTGTGTGAGTACACAACCTGATCGTGCACTGTTACTGTCCAGAGTTTAGGACAGATGTTAAATgaccttttctgacatttgtgagATGAAAGTGTAAGTATGCCttgaaatttgttttttatgtgaaaGTATAACTGTATTTGAAACTGGTTTGCCTTTGTCGTTCAAAACTTAAGATCACTTCAGGTCATATTACACCAAGTAAGTTAGATAATATTATGAGGTACCGACAAGGTACCCAAACTATTCAAAGCATATGTATAATTTTGAATACTAAGGTTTTATTTGCCATTTCACTAATATGCTTCTAATTTAACAGTCCTGCCAATGAGAGTCTGTTTTGCAAGACAAGTATTATAATGAATGCATTTCTTGTATGAAATATTTTTAGTTTAATTGTAAATATTGTACATGGATTATACTCCAGATTCTTTATAAATATTATTCTATTTCTATGTTTTGCTCCAATCTATTTATAGAAACACTTAACCCCATTTTCACAAATGTAGCATTTTCCCCCTGCTCAACATGGATATAATGAAATGCTGAATAGAAACAATACATGGGAATAATGATTCATAAATTATTGTTACTATATTATAAAAAATGATTGTACAGTTTGCATTcacatgtttgttttgtacttTATTAAAGATATAACTGTTTACTATTCTGCTTCCTTAATTTTAGCCATTTCTTCATTTATATTTGcacttctttgtctttttcatttttgtcaggGCTTGAAATGAACATTTTCTTAATCACAGAtccttagaaaaataaataaatagctgaAGCCAGCAAAGATGTCTGCTGCCTCACAGTAAGTCTTTGTCCAATGTCTTGGCTGTGATCTCTCCCCTCACAAGTGTTTGAGTTGTATTTGTTGTGTCCAAATTGCTGCAGAGTGCTCGCTTCTCTCAGCTTTGTTGCATTGGTATGCTGTGTACCTGGCTGGATATGAAGACAGGCAGCAACAGACGGATGGTTCAGCATGTGGCAGAGTGCCCTCCACCTGCTCCTGCTGACAACTTGTCACGAGTAGatgaaaatgtgtgtgctttcttttctgcgtgtgtgtatgtaaaagaGAGTTAATACATACCAGACACAaaagtgttttgtttaaaaaatagagGTCAGAattgtttctgttatttttccACCTTGGATGTACCATTAAAAGGCAGCAGTCTGCTTTCTGCTAGATTcagctttttgtgttttgttgtccCCATTGTGTCACTTCTGTGGTGAGTGCTTCCATTGAAATTCATGTCAAATGCTGTAACACAAAACATACCCAAATTACAATCTAGTATTGAAACTTTTAAAACTCCTAAAACTATACATTTGAATTGATTTGGCACCCATGTGGTTTGTTTCTAGAGAAAACTGGTGACTTTGAATGATACATATTACACAAATATGTTACTTTATAACATTGCCAATATATGCTAACAAGACAAATAATTGCACTTGTATATTTTTTAGCTTGTTCCCTTGATAATAAATTGTCAAGACCTGAACCTCATACTGAGTCATAAAGTGCTGCTTATCATGATGCTCCCCTGCAAAACAACAAGCAGTTTATTGAATCTCTAATTATAGCTGATGAACTGACCGACTAAGTGTGCAGTGTCTTTGTGGTGGCATCTCCGGGTAGGGGTTGCCATCTGTTCCGTCTCAGTGTATGCTTTAAGGGAGGCTCCTCACTGTGGATGACTGCCTAACAAACAACAGTGGAATAAATTCACCTAAGGAGAGTTACCTCACCTTCATTTGACTGGGAAATAGCCTGAGGCATCATTAAACAGGAACTAGAGCTCACAGTGCCTGCTGTCTGCTGCATGCTGCCTGCTTTTAAGCAAGTGCTGCTCGAAATAACACCCAGGGGGCAATTACAAAACAGGCTGAATGGGTCTGCATGTGTCATTTTTTGTAATTATTCTGAACAGTTTACAATGCAGAGCTGGGTCTAAATGACTTGGCAGAGATGGAGCTACATGGCACTGAGTTGCGGATGGCATGACATGATGACATTATCACAGAAGGAAAAGTGGTTTGCTAAATAATGCAGCCACACCAAAAATTGTGTTATATATTAAAGTTATATATTGGTAACCTTAACCTGTTTGAGACTAAATTATATGTACTTGATTACAGTATAAACAACAAAGTGTCTCATAGCATACAGAAGATACAGACAGCTGTGAAACAAGTACTCATATCCTTAACTTATAGAATAAGCTACTCCATTAAAAgtactgcattaaaaaaaaagtacaaaaactgATTATGCAGAACAATGGCCATTGTCAGTGTGATATTATTACATCCAATAAATAATACCATTGGGTTATTTTTATTGATGCACTAACATTTCAGCAaaattttaatgttgtagcagGTTTAAGAAAAGCAAATTTGATTTACTTTATACTGTTGGGAAGTTGAATCTATAACCatgtatcatattttataagatgATCATATGTTTTCAACATTGTTCTGTAAGAACAGTAACTGACTAAAttaacttagttactttccaatACTGGCTATGAATATAGAAAAGTGTATACAGCTATGTAATGAGGTCAATTAAGGTAACTTCAGTATAACCTGTGGAAAAAattaggcctttttcacagctgaCATTT
Above is a window of Sander vitreus isolate 19-12246 chromosome 14, sanVit1, whole genome shotgun sequence DNA encoding:
- the hepacam2 gene encoding HEPACAM family member 2 isoform X1, whose amino-acid sequence is MEATGRTALYVCSALFILTEVSSELIHIPSSVHHGIEGKSMLLSVETRFPLDDVELQGTWSYTRPSGSRTTLVTFTKETSIPDMMYRNHLLFREPNVSLLILKLNQDNEGDYYLKLNIAFHNKTGLVIKEERTVHVTVDVPVSTPVIEKRPSYAVVEDKANVTWTCSVERGTRVVFHWLRDNVALGPSDRYHFSQDNSTLLINPVRKDDKGTYHCVASNAVSQGQHSRAVELNVYYGPYNLEVNSGQGLRTGEVFTINPGELVFFECQADSNPPNSYVWIAKSRNATQVITEGPRLEVLSYRLAQAEEYLCRAFNNVTQKQDEAQFTLVVASLGTGKEKHTQEGSSVSPLAAITVCSLFFIGFILLFFLRRTCHPKRVLMSIYNRPLSEEKRPHRSGKLLLVKGHEDATEDFGIYEFVSIPGKMESAQASCRSLSRLESVQDMHTTIYDVIRHVPETPSHSLLK
- the hepacam2 gene encoding HEPACAM family member 2 isoform X2, with translation MEATGRTALYVCSALFILTEVSSELIHIPSSVHHGIEGKSMLLSVETRFPLDDVELQGTWSYTRPSGSRTTLVTFTKETSIPDMMYRNHLLFREPNVSLLILKLNQDNEGDYYLKLNIAFHNKTGLVIKEERTVHVTVDVPVSTPVIEKRPSYAVVEDKANVTWTCSVERGTRVVFHWLRDNVALGPSDRYHFSQDNSTLLINPVRKDDKGTYHCVASNAVSQGQHSRAVELNVYYGPYNLEVNSGQGLRTGEVFTINPGELVFFECQADSNPPNSYVWIAKSRNATQVITEGPRLEVLSYRLAQAEEYLCRAFNNVTQKQDEAQFTLVVASLGTGKEKHTQEGSSVSPLAAITVCSLFFIGFILLFFLRRTCHPKRVLMSIYNRPLSEEKRPHRSGHEDATEDFGIYEFVSIPGKMESAQASCRSLSRLESVQDMHTTIYDVIRHVPETPSHSLLK